A single region of the Amphiura filiformis chromosome 7, Afil_fr2py, whole genome shotgun sequence genome encodes:
- the LOC140157264 gene encoding uncharacterized protein — protein sequence MMQDPADIPDSPESPSSDDTLDTSPFIRTVQITPLMRNRGYKEVNNKSSDEEDTTHKTTNSSQEKSQKDKTDSNLTENSIKIEAGINSSCNQDKTVDLNNGPAGESSEGHLAKSKIHQCLACEMDDIVNTAAGENSGANTVKVPHTHDVDIADALDAGVSGQNDQKGSNYIYIPPAKEGNEDRAIVSEDGKKLLFPCLYCEKTFSRKDSRKRHERIHTQDKPHKCTICEKAFITTSHLKTHFLTHTGVKEFVCNFCDKAFHTSDKRNRHEKTHLKDVTMPEMPADLETKAGVAHPVKSHNASSLIEDIPNIEKPDQIEDENGVVKFKCRFCTKSFPRIDSRKRHERTHTGQKPHKCSFCEHSFVTAYHKRLHERVHTKEKPYECGTCNKGFSRMDSLRRHEKLHE from the exons ATGATGCAAGACCCAGCTGATATTCCTGATAGTCCTGAGAGCCCCAGCTCTGATGACACCTTAGATACCTCTCCATTTATTCGCACTGTCCAGATAACACCATTGAT GCGGAATCGTGGTTATAAAGAAGTAAACAACAAGTCATCTGATGAAGAGGATACAACTCACAAGACCACCAACTCATCACAGGAAAAGAGTCAAAAAGATAAAACCGATTCCAACCTAACAGAAAACAGCATTAAAATTGAAGCTGGTATTAACTCTAGTTGTAACCAAGACAAAACTGTTGATCTCAACAATGGCCCTGCTGGAGAAAGTTCAGAAGGACATCTGGCCAAATCCAAGATACATCAATGTCTGGCTTGCGAAATGGACGACATTGTTAACACAGCTGCTGGAGAGAACAGTGGTGCTAATACAGTCAAGGTACCTCATACTCACGATGTAGATATTGCAGATGCTTTAGATGCGGGTGTTAGTGGACAGAATGATCAAAAAGGTAGCAACTACATATACATTCCTCCTGCTAAAGAAGGCAATGAAGATAGGGCTATAGTATCAGAAGATGGTAAAAAGTTACTCTTCCCATGCCTTTATTGCGAGAAAACCTTCAGTAGGAAAGATAGTAGAAagagacatgaaaggattcatactcAAGATAAACCCCACAAGTGTACAATATGTGAGAAAGCATTCATTACAACGAGTCATCTCAAAACTCACTTTCTTACACACACAGGAGTCAAAGAGTTTGTGTGTAACTTCTGTGATAAAGCTTTCCATACGTCAGATAAGAGAAATCGCCATGAGAAAACCCATCTGAAAGACGTAACAATGCCTGAAATGCCAGCTGACCTTGAAACAAAAGCTGGTGTTGCCCACCCTGTCAAATCACACAATGCTTCTAGTCTAATTGAAGATATTCCAAACATCGAAAAGCCTGACCAAATCGAAGACGAGAATGGCGTCGTCAAATTCAAGTGTCGTTTCTGTACGAAAAGTTTCCCAAGGATTGACAGTCGTAAGAGGCATGAGAGGACGCACACAGGACAGAAACCGCACAAGTGCTCATTTTGCGAACATAGTTTTGTTACGGCATATCACAAGAGGTTACATGAGAGGGTTCACACTAAGGAGAAGCCGTATGAATGTGGCACCTGTAACAAAGGGTTCAGTCGCATGGACAGTCTAAGACGCCATGAAAAGCTGCATgagtaa